The Ignicoccus islandicus DSM 13165 sequence AATAGAATAGGCTCGCTCTCTATAGTTCTACCGTTCATAGGATTCTCTATAATAAAGTTCCTTACGAGTAAGGACGAGAACGCAAGAATGGGAAGCCTAGTCATGCTAGCTCTTTCAATGCTTTCATCTGCACAGAAGTCAAGCGCCATTGCTTTAACCCTCTCTATATCACTAACACTCAGTGGGATACTAGAATCACTACTCTATATAGAGGAGGCTGAAAGGTGTGCCACCGAAGCCAGAGGGCAACAGCGCGGAGGCGCTGAGGAGGTTATTGAAGCTACGAATGAACCCGACTAGAATGGCTATATTGCTCTATCTTCTCGCAAAAGGTAGAGTTTCGTTCACGGAACTTTATCGGGAACTCAATCTAACTCCGGGAAACGCGTGGAGCCACTTGGAGAAAATGGAAAGGGAAGACCTTGTGAAAATAGAGAAAACGTTCACACCGAAAGGTCCAGTAACTTACGTAATCATTACGGAAAAAGGATACGAAATAGCTGAAGAACTCGTCGCGATCTTGTCTTCCCTAAGCAAACTTGGGGATGTGATCCCTAGCGGATCGGAGAGTTCCGAAAGCTCTTAATGGTATGAATTTAACTAGCGTACCGCAACACTCAGTATACTTGATTGTAGACGCTATTAGTAAGTCCTTTGCATCGTAATTACATCTAACTACTATTGATTTGGTCTTCACATCGAAGTACACGAGCTTTGGTTCGCACAAAGCTACGCCCACGTTACCATAAGATTCCTTGAGTAGCTTCACTAAACACTCCTCTAGGCACTTCCTTTCTAACTTCTTCGGCTCTTCAGAAAGAACATGCATCAAAATGTACCTCTTTCTGACCTTCTCGTTCTTTTTAGCGAGGCTCGTTCCTCCTAAATCTGGAATCTTCCTACTATTAAGTAAGGCTAGAATCGAGAGTGCTAAAGCTATTGTCGAAAGTATTAACTCTCCTCCACACACTCTACGTCCCCTAGATCGATGCCGTAGAGATCGAGGTACGCCTTCTTCAGAACTTCCTTGGCGCGTTCCGGTGAAGGCTCGCCTTGCCTAGGTAAAAGAGCATAGAATTCTTCACATCCGGCCGGTGTGAATAACACCTTTATTGCGTACTCCCCTCTCCGATCTAAGAGCACCTTTACCTTTTCGGATTCTAGTAAAGTTTCGCTTAGCTTAGTACACTCTTCAGGAGGAAGCTTCCTATAGATATCTAGAAGCACGTAATTTTCAGTAAATAAAACCCTTTTGCCTTTACACATATAGCTCTTCAAGATCATCACTCTATTGGTGTTATGA is a genomic window containing:
- a CDS encoding transcriptional regulator, producing the protein MAILLYLLAKGRVSFTELYRELNLTPGNAWSHLEKMEREDLVKIEKTFTPKGPVTYVIITEKGYEIAEELVAILSSLSKLGDVIPSGSESSESS
- a CDS encoding Rpp14/Pop5 family protein encodes the protein MCGGELILSTIALALSILALLNSRKIPDLGGTSLAKKNEKVRKRYILMHVLSEEPKKLERKCLEECLVKLLKESYGNVGVALCEPKLVYFDVKTKSIVVRCNYDAKDLLIASTIKYTECCGTLVKFIPLRAFGTLRSARDHIPKFA